The following are encoded in a window of Sinomonas cyclohexanicum genomic DNA:
- a CDS encoding helix-turn-helix transcriptional regulator translates to MTTGSGADPRLRDLALLRKVRDRIDREYAQPLNVEALALGVHISAGHLSRQFRAAYGESVYQYLMTRRIERAMALLRVGELSVTDVCFEVGFSSLGTFSTRFAELVGVPPSVYRDQGADVTEGMLPCIARQVTRPIRNREAWPARSA, encoded by the coding sequence ATGACCACCGGATCCGGTGCCGACCCCCGCCTGCGCGACCTTGCCCTCCTGCGGAAGGTGCGTGACCGGATCGACCGCGAGTACGCACAGCCCCTCAATGTCGAGGCCCTCGCCTTGGGCGTGCACATCTCGGCGGGCCACCTGAGCCGGCAGTTCCGGGCGGCGTACGGCGAGTCGGTGTACCAGTACCTCATGACGCGGCGGATCGAGCGGGCCATGGCCCTGCTGCGGGTGGGGGAGCTCAGCGTCACGGACGTGTGCTTCGAGGTCGGCTTCTCGTCCCTCGGCACGTTCAGCACGCGGTTCGCGGAGCTCGTGGGTGTGCCGCCGAGCGTGTACCGGGACCAGGGCGCCGACGTCACCGAGGGCATGCTCCCGTGCATCGCCAGGCAGGTCACGAGACCGATCAGGAATCGAGAAGCGTGGCCCGCGCGCTCTGCGTAG
- a CDS encoding HAD-IC family P-type ATPase, translated as MGAERGFDARDSPSRELSGLDDAAVAERRAAGMVNIQPHGTNRTVLQIVRSHLLTLFNLILGACGLALILLGRWLDLVFLVAAVANVIIGIVQEVRAKRKLERLSVLRRDPVRALRAGSISEVLPEDLVLDDIVLLGRGDQVPADGTLLSSRDLDLDESLLTGESDPVPKDAGDQALSGSSVVSGSGALQLTRVGPSAHAVQLTREARRFSRVGSELRTALGRVARWVSIALVPMAAVVLNGQMQAAGGWAGALESGAWRDAVVAAVASVTIMVPQGLALLSTLSFAVAAARLARGQVLVEELDAVEVLARVDVLCLDKTGTLTESGVRLEDVIALAGDADDGAWRRALAWFGADPDANATARALAERFTEPPASAPAAVVPFASSRRWSAVAFDGGAAPGAWVLGAPEVLLGDRHPAAMDRSRETASRGLRTMVICSAGALPAHGLPKTLEPHAIVTFSEKVRPDAAETLAYFREQGVQLKVLSGDHPRTVAATARAVGLAVGEAVDASTLPEDPAAMAEALDRHSVFGRVRPEQKRAMVQALQSRGHVVAMTGDGINDALALKTADLGIAVGNGAPATKAVARLILLDGRFATLPAVVAEGRRVIANIERVSHLFLAKTTYAFLLGLAFGALAWQFPFVPRQLSTSDFIVIGFPAAVLALMPNLRRYRPGLLGRALRTAVPSGVVMAAVILAVYAVGHGVLHAEPEDIDSAAFGALVATGLWVLGVAARPFARWTWALMAAMVLSLVAVFAVPQLREYHELELPDPGMFAATLAVCALGCGMIEAAHHLISRRAPNREALRREAR; from the coding sequence TTGGGCGCCGAGCGGGGGTTCGACGCGCGGGATTCGCCGAGCCGCGAGCTGAGCGGCTTGGACGATGCGGCGGTTGCCGAGCGCCGTGCGGCTGGGATGGTCAACATCCAGCCGCACGGCACCAACCGCACAGTCCTGCAGATTGTCCGCAGCCATCTGCTGACGCTCTTCAACCTCATCCTCGGCGCGTGCGGCCTCGCGCTGATCCTCTTGGGCCGTTGGCTCGACCTGGTCTTCCTCGTCGCCGCGGTGGCGAACGTGATCATCGGGATCGTGCAGGAGGTGCGGGCCAAGCGCAAGCTCGAGCGCCTCTCGGTGCTGCGACGAGACCCCGTGCGTGCCCTGCGCGCGGGCTCCATCAGCGAAGTCCTGCCCGAGGACCTCGTGCTCGACGACATCGTCCTCCTGGGCCGCGGCGACCAGGTCCCGGCCGACGGGACTCTGCTCTCCTCACGGGACCTCGACCTGGACGAGTCCCTGCTCACGGGCGAGTCCGACCCCGTGCCCAAGGACGCCGGGGACCAGGCGCTCTCCGGATCGTCCGTCGTCTCGGGAAGCGGGGCGCTCCAGCTCACGCGTGTCGGGCCGAGCGCGCATGCCGTCCAGCTCACCCGCGAGGCCCGGCGTTTCTCCCGGGTGGGCTCGGAGCTGCGCACCGCACTGGGCCGGGTGGCGCGGTGGGTGAGCATTGCGCTCGTGCCGATGGCCGCCGTCGTGCTCAACGGTCAGATGCAGGCCGCCGGCGGGTGGGCGGGGGCGCTCGAGTCCGGCGCATGGCGTGACGCCGTCGTCGCCGCGGTGGCCTCGGTGACGATCATGGTCCCGCAGGGCCTCGCCCTCCTCTCGACGCTCTCCTTCGCGGTGGCGGCCGCACGCCTGGCCCGCGGGCAGGTGCTGGTCGAGGAGCTCGACGCCGTTGAAGTCCTCGCGCGCGTGGACGTGCTGTGCCTCGACAAGACCGGAACGCTGACCGAGAGCGGCGTGCGGCTCGAGGACGTCATAGCGCTGGCTGGGGACGCGGACGACGGCGCGTGGCGGCGCGCGCTGGCCTGGTTCGGCGCCGATCCCGACGCGAACGCCACCGCCCGGGCCCTCGCCGAGCGCTTCACGGAACCGCCCGCGAGCGCTCCCGCGGCGGTGGTCCCGTTTGCGTCATCGCGCCGCTGGAGCGCGGTCGCGTTCGACGGCGGCGCAGCGCCCGGGGCGTGGGTCCTGGGTGCGCCGGAGGTGCTCCTCGGGGACCGGCACCCCGCGGCGATGGACCGGAGCCGCGAGACGGCGTCGCGCGGTCTGCGCACCATGGTCATCTGCAGTGCCGGCGCCCTCCCCGCGCACGGCCTCCCAAAGACGCTCGAGCCGCACGCCATCGTCACCTTCAGCGAGAAGGTCCGCCCGGACGCGGCCGAGACCCTCGCCTACTTCCGTGAGCAGGGAGTCCAGCTCAAGGTCCTCTCGGGCGACCATCCGCGCACGGTCGCCGCCACGGCCCGCGCGGTCGGCCTCGCCGTGGGCGAGGCCGTGGACGCGAGCACCCTTCCCGAGGACCCCGCCGCGATGGCCGAGGCCCTCGACCGGCACAGCGTGTTCGGCCGGGTGCGTCCGGAGCAGAAGCGCGCCATGGTCCAGGCCCTCCAGTCGCGCGGCCACGTGGTGGCCATGACCGGCGACGGCATCAACGACGCGCTCGCCCTCAAGACCGCCGACTTGGGCATCGCGGTGGGCAACGGCGCGCCAGCGACCAAGGCGGTGGCGCGCCTCATCCTCCTCGACGGCAGGTTCGCGACGCTCCCCGCGGTCGTCGCCGAGGGACGGCGGGTCATCGCGAACATCGAGCGCGTCTCCCACCTCTTCTTGGCCAAGACCACCTACGCGTTCCTCCTCGGGCTCGCCTTCGGTGCCCTCGCATGGCAGTTCCCCTTCGTTCCCCGCCAGCTCTCCACCTCGGACTTCATCGTGATCGGCTTCCCGGCCGCCGTGCTGGCGCTCATGCCGAACCTGCGGCGGTACCGGCCCGGCCTCCTCGGACGGGCGCTGCGCACGGCGGTCCCTTCGGGCGTGGTGATGGCCGCCGTCATCCTCGCCGTCTATGCCGTGGGGCACGGGGTGCTTCACGCGGAGCCCGAGGACATCGATTCGGCCGCGTTCGGGGCGCTCGTCGCGACCGGCCTGTGGGTCCTCGGCGTCGCCGCCCGGCCCTTCGCGAGGTGGACGTGGGCGCTCATGGCCGCGATGGTCCTGAGCCTGGTTGCCGTCTTCGCCGTCCCGCAGCTGCGGGAATACCACGAGCTCGAGCTCCCCGATCCGGGCATGTTCGCGGCGACGCTCGCGGTGTGCGCCCTCGGCTGCGGGATGATCGAGGCCGCGCACCACCTGATCTCGCGCCGGGCCCCCAATCGCGAGGCACTCAGGCGCGAGGCCCGCTGA
- a CDS encoding LssY C-terminal domain-containing protein, with protein MATQTGAGRVRAGRRRMGAGAHLIVALAALVFAVAFFYAVRTLTLFVSPMLFLVAVFLEAVFVAVFVFAVLRALTLPGKVLRSLGASAWIGLEANAYVTSARTSDAMPMRWLRARLRRDTPTGIWLTATVVIAAWPLASFLGVAFGVVSGGTIAQIDERIANLMPLVRTPGETAFFTAATMLVNWQALTVLTVAAVVVLWWRRRRFLAAAVLGTVLAQELLATLAKLAFGRHRPDAALALLDEGTLSFPSGHAVRATVVYGVIAYLLIRAYRTTAARTAVVAGYLVVVLLVGMSRVYLGVHFVGDVWGGMLFGATILAAVVGFLEIAARFPIVRRERRNRSAGRVFAVVPVIGIVFSVATAPLLLHPHEHPAQRSTQQLASLDAGQLARLPLYSETLTGEHMEPANFIYVGTEEQVVAAFEGAGWDRADRSTFVNTLRAFAVGLQGGQYSSAPVTPAFMAAEPETVAFQKATASNSLRQRHHTRIWQTDYTAPDGRPVWEATASFDDGIEFAGAAKVPTHHIDPNIDAERAFIIGTLGYPEDLVQLTHPQMGRNGSGDEFFTDGKAQLVVLR; from the coding sequence ATGGCTACGCAGACAGGCGCTGGACGAGTGCGCGCGGGACGACGTCGGATGGGCGCGGGGGCTCACCTCATCGTCGCGCTCGCCGCCCTCGTGTTCGCGGTCGCGTTCTTCTATGCGGTCCGGACGCTGACCCTCTTCGTGTCCCCGATGCTGTTCCTTGTCGCGGTGTTCCTCGAGGCCGTCTTCGTCGCGGTGTTCGTGTTCGCCGTCCTGCGGGCGCTGACGCTGCCGGGCAAGGTGCTGCGCTCGCTGGGCGCCTCGGCGTGGATAGGCCTCGAAGCGAACGCGTACGTGACGAGCGCCAGAACGAGCGACGCCATGCCGATGAGATGGCTGCGCGCCCGGCTGCGGCGCGACACGCCCACAGGCATCTGGCTCACCGCCACGGTGGTGATCGCGGCGTGGCCCCTCGCGAGCTTCCTCGGGGTCGCGTTCGGGGTGGTCAGCGGCGGGACGATCGCGCAGATCGATGAGCGCATAGCGAACCTCATGCCACTGGTCCGCACCCCCGGGGAGACCGCCTTCTTCACGGCAGCCACGATGCTCGTGAACTGGCAGGCCCTGACGGTGCTGACCGTAGCGGCCGTCGTCGTGCTCTGGTGGAGACGACGGCGCTTCCTCGCCGCCGCGGTGCTCGGCACCGTGCTGGCGCAGGAGCTCCTCGCGACGCTGGCCAAGCTTGCCTTCGGCCGGCACCGGCCGGATGCCGCGCTTGCCCTGCTCGACGAGGGCACGCTGAGCTTCCCGAGCGGCCACGCCGTCCGGGCCACGGTGGTCTACGGGGTCATCGCGTACCTGCTGATCAGGGCGTACCGCACCACGGCGGCGCGCACCGCGGTCGTCGCGGGGTACCTCGTGGTGGTCCTGCTCGTGGGGATGAGCCGGGTGTACCTCGGCGTCCACTTCGTGGGAGACGTCTGGGGCGGCATGCTGTTCGGCGCCACGATCCTCGCCGCCGTGGTCGGGTTCCTCGAGATCGCGGCGCGGTTCCCGATCGTGCGGCGGGAGCGGCGGAATCGCAGCGCCGGGCGGGTGTTCGCCGTCGTGCCCGTGATCGGGATCGTGTTCTCGGTCGCGACGGCGCCCCTCCTGCTGCACCCGCACGAGCACCCGGCCCAGCGGTCAACCCAGCAACTGGCCTCGCTGGACGCGGGGCAGCTGGCGCGCCTGCCGCTGTACAGCGAGACGCTCACGGGTGAGCACATGGAGCCCGCCAACTTCATCTACGTGGGCACCGAGGAACAGGTCGTGGCCGCGTTCGAGGGCGCGGGCTGGGACCGCGCGGACCGGTCGACGTTCGTCAACACCCTCCGCGCGTTCGCGGTGGGGCTCCAGGGCGGCCAGTACTCGAGCGCCCCCGTGACGCCCGCGTTCATGGCGGCCGAGCCGGAGACGGTGGCGTTCCAGAAGGCGACCGCCTCGAACTCCTTGCGGCAGCGGCACCACACCCGCATCTGGCAGACCGACTACACGGCGCCGGACGGCCGCCCGGTCTGGGAGGCGACCGCGAGCTTCGACGACGGGATCGAGTTCGCCGGCGCCGCGAAGGTCCCTACGCACCACATCGACCCGAACATCGATGCCGAGCGCGCGTTCATCATCGGCACGCTCGGCTACCCGGAGGACCTCGTCCAGCTCACGCACCCGCAGATGGGGCGCAACGGCAGCGGGGACGAGTTCTTCACGGACGGGAAGGCGCAGCTCGTCGTCCTGCGGTGA
- a CDS encoding zinc-dependent alcohol dehydrogenase family protein: MRAWWVDIPGPAGAEPGPLVFGERPDPVPGPGEVLMRVSVCGVCRTDLHLAEGDLTPRRHGVIPGHEAVGRVEALGPGASRFQLGDRIGIAWLRGTCGTCRFCASGRENLCEAPRFTGWDDDGGYAELAVVREDFAYRIPEAFGDRAAAPLLCSGIIGYRALKRAAMPDGGRLGIYGFGGSAHITAQLAMHRGATVYVMTRAPEARELALELGAAWAGGADEEPPEKLDSAILFAPVGTLVPPALAALDRGGTLAVAGIHLSDIPPLNYQEHLFQERQLRSVTANTRDDGEEFFRLAAEIPVRTTTVPYRFEDAHRALADLAGDRITGAAVLEVSGPRA, translated from the coding sequence ATGCGCGCTTGGTGGGTTGACATTCCGGGTCCCGCGGGGGCCGAGCCGGGGCCGCTCGTGTTCGGCGAGCGACCCGATCCCGTGCCCGGGCCGGGAGAGGTCCTCATGCGGGTGTCGGTCTGCGGAGTGTGCCGGACGGACCTGCACCTCGCGGAGGGGGACCTCACGCCCAGACGCCACGGCGTCATCCCGGGCCACGAGGCGGTGGGCCGCGTCGAGGCGCTCGGCCCCGGAGCCAGCCGCTTCCAGCTCGGCGACCGCATCGGCATCGCGTGGCTGCGCGGCACGTGCGGGACGTGCCGCTTCTGCGCATCGGGCCGCGAGAACCTCTGCGAAGCACCCCGGTTCACGGGGTGGGACGACGACGGCGGGTACGCGGAGCTCGCCGTCGTGCGCGAGGACTTCGCCTACCGCATCCCGGAAGCGTTCGGCGACCGCGCCGCCGCGCCGCTGCTGTGCTCGGGGATCATCGGGTACCGTGCGCTCAAGCGCGCGGCGATGCCCGACGGCGGGCGGCTAGGGATCTACGGGTTCGGCGGCAGCGCGCACATCACGGCGCAGCTGGCCATGCACCGCGGGGCGACCGTCTACGTCATGACCCGTGCGCCCGAGGCCCGCGAGCTCGCGCTCGAGCTCGGAGCCGCGTGGGCCGGGGGAGCGGACGAGGAGCCGCCCGAGAAGCTCGACTCCGCCATCCTGTTCGCCCCCGTCGGCACGCTCGTCCCGCCTGCCCTCGCGGCGCTGGACCGCGGCGGGACCCTCGCCGTTGCCGGGATACACCTCAGCGACATCCCGCCGCTGAACTACCAGGAGCACCTCTTCCAGGAGCGCCAGCTCCGCAGCGTCACCGCCAACACGCGCGACGACGGCGAGGAGTTCTTCCGCCTCGCCGCCGAGATCCCGGTGCGCACGACGACGGTCCCCTACCGCTTCGAGGACGCGCACCGCGCGCTCGCCGACCTTGCGGGCGACAGGATCACCGGGGCGGCCGTGCTCGAGGTCAGCGGGCCTCGCGCCTGA
- a CDS encoding VOC family protein translates to MELTIHASALPHVDPEESLAFYRDVLGFEVRQDVGKGTMRWITVGPAGQPDTSILLAPPAIDPGITDDERRTISEMMAKGTYGWILLATPNIDEVFDKVQAAEAEVIQEPTLQPYGLRDCAFRDPAGNQIRIQEIR, encoded by the coding sequence ATGGAACTCACCATTCACGCAAGCGCACTCCCCCACGTCGACCCCGAGGAGTCTCTGGCCTTCTACCGCGACGTGCTCGGCTTCGAGGTCCGCCAGGATGTCGGCAAGGGCACCATGCGGTGGATCACCGTGGGCCCCGCGGGCCAGCCGGACACCTCGATCCTCCTCGCCCCGCCGGCCATCGACCCGGGGATCACGGACGACGAGCGGCGCACCATCTCCGAGATGATGGCCAAGGGCACGTACGGCTGGATCCTCCTGGCCACGCCCAACATCGACGAGGTCTTCGACAAGGTCCAGGCCGCCGAGGCCGAGGTGATCCAGGAGCCCACTCTGCAGCCCTACGGCCTGCGCGACTGCGCCTTCCGCGACCCCGCCGGGAACCAGATCCGCATCCAAGAGATCCGCTGA
- a CDS encoding DUF1801 domain-containing protein, producing MAGTTNSRTTATEPSSAAFSDQERAAMHEVVAEAKRARTRTTAAEKAAGDLADTIARIEGFEEPDRSIAGRIHELATAQGLDPRLWYGMPAWTRGGKLVLFFKDRAKFSSRYATLGFEESAALDDGAMWATSFALAEPAEADWDRIAELVARAAG from the coding sequence ATGGCAGGCACGACCAACAGCAGGACAACGGCGACCGAACCGTCGTCGGCCGCGTTCAGCGACCAGGAGCGCGCGGCGATGCACGAGGTGGTCGCCGAGGCGAAGCGGGCCCGCACCCGCACGACCGCCGCGGAGAAGGCCGCCGGGGACCTTGCGGACACGATCGCCAGGATCGAGGGGTTCGAGGAGCCCGACCGGTCGATCGCCGGGCGGATCCACGAGCTCGCCACCGCGCAGGGGCTCGACCCCAGGCTCTGGTACGGCATGCCGGCGTGGACCCGCGGCGGCAAGCTGGTCCTGTTCTTCAAGGACCGCGCCAAGTTCTCCTCCCGCTACGCAACGCTCGGCTTCGAGGAGTCCGCGGCGCTGGACGACGGTGCCATGTGGGCCACGTCCTTCGCCCTGGCCGAGCCGGCCGAGGCGGACTGGGACCGCATCGCCGAGCTCGTCGCGCGCGCGGCTGGGTAG
- a CDS encoding alpha-amylase family glycosyl hydrolase — translation MQHRLAPARRARPRLRARAAAAAVVLAASLVAGGATTTLAAPPPLPSAPSTGATHSFRTAAGTENYYFVMTDRFANGTTANDQGGLGADPMVSGFDPTNKGFYHGGDLKGLTGKLDYIQGLGTTAIWLTPSFKNKAVQPQDKSAGYHGYWITDFTQIDPHLGTNAELGDLITQAHARGMKVYFDIITNHTADVIKYTEGDRMPYVSKTVSPYRDAAGNTFDDAAVADQPTFPAMDPAISFPYHPYVSSGDENAKVPAWLNDLSLYHNRGDSTFAGESAGYGDFSGLDDLFTENPKVLNGFIDVYKKWIGDFGIDGFRIDTMKHVNDAFWQKFSPAILQYAHSVGKKDFFMFGEVYDTSRDFTSKFTTSDGVQAVLDFPFQQAARSYASASSPATTLQKLFQGDDWYTTATSNVYQLPTFLGNHDMGRIGSFIDTDNPNASDAEKVARDRLATELMYFSRGNPIVYYGDEQGFTGTGGDQLARQDMFASKTPEYLADPLLGTTATHASDNYVTTHPLYTSIADLAKVVRDNPALRSGAHQDRYAESTAGVYAFSRIDATAQREYVVALNNTAAPRTAAVPTYIAQRPFTKVFGAGATDRLKTAADRTLTVTVPAFSAVVYESAGRIPDSAAAPVPQIGTPAATGGDNTRVNVTADLPHDSFYEVTFQARVPGAAGAGGQWHNIGTDDTYPYQVFDATKGMTPGTPLEYRAVSLDNAGHTATSATVAAVVPTPVDPDAPKGPAPQPLSVTIAGDYQHLAGCGGDWDPACPATMAQYDPIASEWRLTLDLPAGTYQVKAALNGSWTENYGAGGARDGGNTTLNHPGGKLTFTYRHDSHLTTVSEHAAQPSAVSVPGTLNTAMGCANNWDPACAQAQLTFDAAQGVWRGTYSLPQGSYSYKAALNKSWDVNYGVGGAANGPNVGLDHPGGPVVFSYNDSTHLVTAGWPVTQPAAVNLPGTYQHLAGCTGDWDPACAATSAVWDARSQGWILRLASLPAGSYSFKVALNGSWDVNYGTNGVENGPNIGFDHGGGPVAFRYDHTTHLVAIVSG, via the coding sequence ATGCAGCACCGCCTTGCCCCGGCCCGACGCGCCCGCCCCCGCCTTCGAGCGCGAGCCGCGGCGGCCGCAGTCGTCCTCGCGGCGAGCCTCGTCGCGGGAGGCGCGACGACGACGCTCGCCGCGCCGCCGCCGTTGCCCTCCGCCCCCTCGACCGGAGCGACCCACTCGTTCCGCACCGCCGCCGGAACGGAGAACTACTACTTCGTCATGACGGACCGCTTCGCCAACGGCACCACCGCGAATGACCAGGGCGGGCTCGGCGCCGACCCGATGGTGTCCGGCTTCGACCCGACCAACAAGGGCTTCTACCACGGCGGCGACCTCAAGGGCCTCACGGGCAAGCTCGACTACATCCAGGGCCTCGGCACGACGGCGATCTGGCTCACCCCGAGCTTCAAGAACAAGGCCGTCCAGCCGCAGGACAAGAGCGCCGGCTACCACGGCTACTGGATCACGGACTTCACCCAGATCGACCCGCACCTCGGCACCAACGCCGAGCTCGGGGACCTCATCACCCAGGCGCACGCGCGCGGGATGAAGGTCTACTTCGACATCATCACCAACCACACCGCGGACGTCATCAAGTACACCGAGGGCGACCGGATGCCCTACGTGAGCAAGACCGTCTCCCCCTACAGGGACGCCGCGGGGAACACGTTCGACGACGCCGCGGTCGCCGACCAGCCCACGTTCCCCGCCATGGACCCGGCCATCTCGTTCCCGTACCACCCGTACGTCTCGTCCGGCGACGAGAACGCCAAGGTCCCTGCGTGGCTCAACGACCTGAGCCTGTACCACAACCGCGGCGACTCGACGTTCGCGGGGGAGAGCGCCGGCTACGGGGACTTCTCGGGCCTGGATGACCTCTTCACCGAGAATCCGAAGGTGCTCAACGGGTTCATCGACGTGTACAAGAAGTGGATCGGCGACTTCGGGATCGACGGCTTCCGCATCGACACGATGAAGCACGTCAACGACGCGTTCTGGCAGAAGTTCTCGCCCGCGATCCTGCAGTACGCGCACTCGGTCGGGAAGAAGGACTTCTTCATGTTCGGCGAGGTCTACGACACCTCGCGCGACTTCACCTCCAAGTTCACGACGTCCGACGGCGTCCAGGCGGTTCTCGACTTCCCGTTCCAGCAGGCGGCGCGCTCCTACGCGTCGGCGTCCTCGCCCGCCACGACGCTGCAGAAGCTCTTCCAGGGGGACGACTGGTACACGACCGCGACCTCGAACGTGTACCAGCTGCCCACGTTCCTGGGGAACCACGACATGGGCCGCATCGGGTCGTTCATCGACACCGACAACCCGAACGCGTCCGACGCCGAGAAGGTTGCCCGCGATCGTCTCGCGACTGAGCTCATGTACTTCTCGCGAGGCAATCCGATCGTCTACTACGGCGATGAGCAGGGCTTCACCGGCACGGGCGGCGACCAGCTCGCGCGACAGGACATGTTCGCGTCCAAGACGCCGGAGTACCTCGCCGACCCGCTCCTGGGCACGACGGCGACCCACGCCTCGGACAACTACGTCACCACGCATCCGCTCTACACCTCGATCGCGGACCTCGCGAAGGTGGTCAGGGACAACCCCGCGCTGCGATCGGGCGCGCACCAGGACCGCTACGCCGAGTCCACCGCGGGGGTGTACGCGTTCTCGCGCATCGACGCGACGGCGCAGCGCGAGTACGTCGTGGCCCTGAACAACACCGCGGCGCCCCGTACGGCGGCCGTGCCGACGTACATCGCCCAGCGGCCGTTCACCAAGGTGTTCGGCGCGGGGGCAACGGACCGGCTCAAGACCGCCGCGGACAGGACGCTGACGGTGACGGTCCCGGCGTTCTCCGCCGTGGTCTACGAGTCCGCGGGCCGCATCCCCGACTCGGCTGCGGCGCCCGTGCCCCAGATCGGAACGCCAGCGGCGACGGGCGGGGACAACACGCGCGTCAACGTCACCGCGGACCTCCCGCACGACTCGTTCTACGAGGTGACGTTCCAGGCCCGGGTCCCGGGCGCCGCCGGTGCGGGCGGCCAGTGGCACAACATCGGGACCGACGACACCTACCCGTACCAGGTCTTCGATGCGACGAAGGGCATGACGCCGGGCACGCCGCTCGAGTATCGGGCCGTCTCACTCGACAACGCAGGCCACACCGCGACGTCGGCGACCGTCGCCGCCGTCGTGCCTACTCCGGTCGATCCGGACGCGCCGAAAGGGCCCGCGCCGCAGCCGCTCTCGGTGACGATTGCGGGCGACTACCAGCACCTCGCGGGCTGCGGCGGCGACTGGGACCCGGCGTGTCCGGCGACGATGGCCCAGTACGACCCGATCGCGTCCGAGTGGCGGCTCACCCTCGACCTGCCGGCCGGGACGTACCAGGTCAAGGCCGCGCTCAACGGTTCCTGGACCGAGAACTACGGCGCCGGGGGAGCGCGGGACGGCGGGAACACCACCCTGAACCACCCTGGTGGGAAGCTCACGTTCACGTACCGGCACGACTCGCACCTGACCACGGTCTCCGAGCATGCGGCCCAACCGTCGGCGGTGTCGGTGCCAGGGACGCTCAACACCGCGATGGGGTGCGCTAACAACTGGGATCCCGCGTGCGCCCAGGCGCAGCTGACGTTCGACGCCGCGCAGGGAGTCTGGCGCGGAACGTACAGCCTGCCGCAGGGCAGCTACTCGTACAAGGCCGCGCTCAACAAATCCTGGGACGTCAACTACGGCGTCGGCGGGGCGGCCAACGGGCCGAACGTCGGGCTCGACCACCCGGGCGGGCCCGTCGTGTTCAGCTACAACGACTCGACCCACCTCGTCACGGCCGGATGGCCCGTCACGCAGCCCGCGGCCGTGAACCTCCCCGGTACGTACCAGCACCTCGCCGGGTGCACGGGGGACTGGGACCCGGCCTGCGCGGCGACATCCGCGGTGTGGGACGCGCGCTCGCAGGGCTGGATCCTGCGGCTCGCCTCGCTTCCCGCTGGCTCATACTCGTTCAAGGTGGCCCTCAACGGATCCTGGGACGTCAACTACGGGACCAACGGCGTGGAGAATGGGCCGAACATCGGGTTCGACCACGGCGGCGGGCCCGTTGCGTTCCGGTACGACCACACGACGCACCTCGTGGCGATCGTCTCGGGCTGA